In Paenibacillus larvae subsp. larvae, the following proteins share a genomic window:
- a CDS encoding copper amine oxidase N-terminal domain-containing protein, with protein sequence MKRWIVSIGMAILLFVGAGQANAEATVNVVVDGSPMSLSKPAVTVNGYTIIPMKDIFEKLGASVFWDGDHEIVTARKEETNVQLKIGSPVAQVNGISYLLPVEAQIFEGRTMVPLRFVSQVLGCGISWDGDTFTAYVDTKSMPDENQKLDQAAIDALVPKLGTESIVGREPNNIGLTDKEAMMSILLPDEIARKEWESLPVRSKKYLLYQVVQKNREQVANVEHCYTIVKFEDTILIGADITENINPDEVKLVDGNILLPSYREQQSAISQPYKWPTNQPDQDMDII encoded by the coding sequence TTGAAACGATGGATTGTTTCCATCGGCATGGCAATCCTGTTGTTTGTCGGAGCCGGTCAGGCCAATGCGGAGGCCACCGTCAACGTGGTAGTCGATGGATCACCTATGTCTTTATCTAAACCTGCAGTCACCGTAAATGGTTATACCATCATTCCAATGAAGGACATTTTTGAGAAATTGGGAGCCAGCGTGTTCTGGGATGGTGATCATGAAATTGTAACTGCCCGGAAGGAAGAAACCAATGTTCAACTGAAAATAGGGTCCCCAGTTGCACAAGTTAATGGGATCTCTTACCTGCTTCCTGTTGAGGCTCAAATTTTTGAAGGCAGGACCATGGTCCCACTACGCTTTGTCAGTCAAGTACTCGGATGCGGCATTTCTTGGGACGGGGACACGTTTACGGCGTATGTTGATACCAAATCCATGCCGGACGAAAACCAGAAGCTCGATCAGGCCGCCATTGATGCCCTTGTTCCAAAACTCGGTACGGAAAGTATCGTTGGGCGTGAACCCAACAATATCGGCTTAACCGACAAAGAAGCCATGATGTCCATCCTTCTTCCGGATGAAATAGCCAGGAAAGAATGGGAATCCTTACCAGTCCGCAGTAAAAAGTACCTTCTGTATCAGGTTGTGCAAAAAAACCGGGAACAGGTTGCAAATGTCGAACACTGCTATACGATTGTAAAATTCGAAGATACTATTTTAATTGGTGCTGATATCACAGAGAATATCAATCCGGATGAGGTCAAACTTGTAGACGGCAATATTCTGTTACCTTCGTACCGGGAACAACAGTCTGCCATCTCCCAGCCCTACAAATGGCCGACTAATCAGCCTGATCAAGATATGGATATAATATAA
- a CDS encoding FecCD family ABC transporter permease: MIRVKIPAYTLILWSSPIFIVLAIWLSVVYGAKQIEMSTVWDALFHFDPGNVNHQIIMQSRLPRAVGALLIGALLAISGAIMQGMTRNYLASPSIMGVSDGSAFAVTICMIMMPNSTSMGLILYSFIGSALSIVIVFGLACLLPGGFSPVRMAILGTIIGTFLSSLSAALAMYFQISQNVSFWYNARLHQMDPALIKLAIPFAVIGIAIAIWISKSITILSLGEEVAVSLGQKTMIIKLLSTLSVVILTGISVALAGKIGFVGLIIPHISRFLAGMDYKKIIPCAGVLGGIFLALCDVLSRFLNYPYEMPIGVVTAIIGVPFFLYLIRVKGGGKHE; the protein is encoded by the coding sequence ATGATCAGAGTAAAGATTCCTGCATATACCCTGATTTTATGGAGTTCACCGATTTTTATTGTGCTCGCAATATGGTTATCGGTCGTTTACGGTGCCAAACAGATAGAGATGAGCACGGTTTGGGATGCTCTATTCCATTTTGATCCGGGTAATGTGAATCATCAAATCATCATGCAGTCCCGGTTGCCGAGAGCAGTCGGAGCTTTGCTGATTGGAGCTCTCCTGGCAATTTCGGGAGCTATCATGCAGGGGATGACAAGAAATTATCTTGCATCCCCTTCTATTATGGGGGTTTCGGACGGCTCTGCTTTTGCCGTTACCATCTGCATGATCATGATGCCCAACTCTACTTCTATGGGGTTGATCCTGTATTCCTTTATCGGTTCAGCTCTTAGCATTGTCATTGTATTTGGTCTTGCTTGCCTTCTTCCCGGAGGGTTTTCACCCGTACGAATGGCGATTTTAGGCACAATTATAGGCACGTTTCTTAGCAGTCTTTCGGCAGCGTTAGCCATGTATTTTCAGATTTCCCAAAATGTAAGTTTTTGGTATAATGCCCGGCTGCATCAGATGGACCCGGCACTGATCAAACTGGCAATCCCTTTTGCCGTAATCGGCATTGCAATAGCCATCTGGATTTCCAAATCCATTACGATTCTTTCACTTGGGGAAGAAGTTGCTGTGAGCCTGGGGCAAAAAACGATGATCATCAAGCTTTTGTCTACCTTGAGCGTCGTGATTCTTACAGGCATATCTGTAGCATTGGCAGGAAAGATCGGCTTTGTAGGACTTATCATTCCCCATATCTCCAGGTTTTTGGCCGGTATGGATTACAAAAAGATTATTCCTTGTGCAGGTGTCCTTGGGGGAATTTTTCTTGCACTTTGCGATGTATTGAGCCGTTTCCTCAATTATCCGTATGAAATGCCGATTGGTGTTGTTACTGCGATCATTGGAGTCCCTTTCTTTCTCTATCTGATAAGGGTGAAAGGAGGAGGGAAACATGAATAA
- a CDS encoding ATP-binding cassette domain-containing protein, which yields MYPKIEINDLCFSYHHQPIPVLEHVSFCVYPGERVCIKGRNGAGKSTLLKILSGLIITDTSLLFNGARVEDMKSYKRRIAYISDTPYLYDLLTGRENLKIIMFMWEIEDKRAYWKNINLLAEKFNMIDSLDQPVASYSLGMKHKLFFIGMYARETEIFLLDEPLSALDQESQEHMIDLLRQYSEKGDKSVIFVSHLQSLEKDLSNRVYYLTADGLKEKRT from the coding sequence ATGTATCCTAAAATCGAAATCAATGATCTGTGTTTTTCATATCATCATCAACCTATTCCAGTTTTGGAGCATGTATCATTTTGCGTTTACCCGGGAGAACGGGTATGTATAAAGGGCCGAAATGGAGCAGGGAAGTCCACATTGCTAAAGATTTTATCTGGTCTTATAATTACGGACACTTCCCTCTTATTTAATGGGGCTAGGGTAGAAGATATGAAATCATACAAAAGAAGAATTGCTTATATTTCCGATACCCCCTACTTATACGATCTATTAACAGGAAGAGAAAATCTTAAAATCATTATGTTCATGTGGGAGATTGAAGATAAACGTGCATATTGGAAAAATATAAATTTATTAGCCGAAAAATTTAACATGATTGATTCGTTGGATCAACCGGTTGCCAGCTATTCCCTGGGAATGAAACATAAACTATTTTTTATAGGCATGTATGCAAGAGAAACGGAAATCTTTCTTTTAGATGAACCTTTATCAGCTCTTGACCAGGAATCACAAGAACATATGATTGATCTATTGCGTCAATACAGCGAGAAGGGAGATAAATCCGTGATTTTTGTTAGTCATCTACAAAGTCTGGAGAAGGATCTTTCCAACAGGGTATATTATTTAACAGCTGATGGTTTAAAGGAGAAAAGGACGTGA
- a CDS encoding transposase has translation MLFEDESMIRDYQAIQKTWFLRGKQRIIPTTGKHRGVKLLATVDYETGHIVWQEDEQYTAETFLSFLQKVMATYPTGKLALVLDNARIHHAKLLRPFPKSVCVSGNLWMKS, from the coding sequence TTGCTGTTCGAGGATGAGTCGATGATCCGGGACTACCAGGCGATTCAGAAGACCTGGTTCCTTCGCGGGAAGCAACGCATCATTCCAACCACGGGCAAGCATCGTGGGGTCAAACTGCTGGCCACGGTTGACTATGAAACGGGACACATCGTTTGGCAAGAAGATGAACAGTACACCGCTGAAACGTTTCTTTCCTTTCTTCAAAAGGTCATGGCGACTTATCCAACAGGGAAACTGGCTCTGGTTTTGGACAATGCCCGGATTCATCATGCAAAGCTGCTTCGGCCGTTTCCGAAATCCGTCTGCGTGTCGGGCAATTTATGGATGAAATCATGA
- a CDS encoding IS630 family transposase (programmed frameshift), protein MTMDKHTELAKVTAAMQQTKERRMYERYQAIYLHLKGTSMKAIADILNRNRMTVSSYIHTYENGGLGALQIKHSSGAPTRLTKQQQDRLKQTVAYSVPHEVGFTAKHNWTLELIATYVERDWGHCYSLRGISKVMERLGLSYTKPTYTLAAADPKKQRHFTETTFPELKKLLNEEIDHLLFEDESMIRDYQAIQKTWFLRGKQRIIPTTGKHRGVKLLATVDYETGHIVWQEDEQYTAETFLSFLQKVMATYPTGKLALVLDNARIHHAKLLRPFLEAQKNRLELVYLPPYSPQLNIVEGLWKWLKSSVINNVFYSAVSEIRLRVGQFMDEIMKHPHAIIDRLCVRL, encoded by the exons ATGACAATGGATAAACATACCGAACTGGCAAAAGTAACGGCAGCCATGCAACAAACCAAAGAGCGCCGAATGTATGAACGCTACCAAGCGATCTATTTGCATTTGAAAGGCACATCCATGAAGGCGATCGCTGACATTTTGAATCGAAACCGAATGACGGTGAGCAGTTACATTCATACGTACGAGAACGGTGGACTGGGAGCCTTGCAAATCAAGCATTCCTCAGGTGCTCCTACTCGGTTGACGAAGCAGCAGCAGGATCGCTTGAAACAAACCGTCGCCTATTCGGTTCCCCATGAGGTCGGCTTTACGGCAAAGCACAACTGGACGCTTGAACTGATTGCCACGTACGTGGAACGCGACTGGGGCCATTGCTATTCGCTCCGAGGCATTTCCAAGGTCATGGAGCGGCTAGGGCTCAGCTATACGAAACCGACCTACACGCTCGCAGCAGCAGATCCCAAGAAACAACGCCATTTCACCGAAACGACCTTTCCTGAACTG AAAAAGCTACTGAACGAGGAGATTGATCACTTGCTGTTCGAGGATGAGTCGATGATCCGGGACTACCAGGCGATTCAGAAGACCTGGTTCCTTCGCGGGAAGCAACGCATCATTCCAACCACGGGCAAGCATCGTGGGGTCAAACTGCTGGCCACGGTTGACTATGAAACGGGACACATCGTTTGGCAAGAAGATGAACAGTACACCGCTGAAACGTTTCTTTCCTTTCTTCAAAAGGTCATGGCGACTTATCCAACAGGGAAACTGGCTCTGGTTTTGGACAATGCCCGGATTCATCATGCAAAGCTGCTTCGGCCGTTTCTGGAAGCGCAAAAAAATCGGCTTGAGCTTGTGTACTTGCCTCCATACAGCCCTCAGTTAAATATCGTAGAAGGACTCTGGAAATGGCTCAAGTCCAGTGTGATCAATAACGTATTCTATTCGGCCGTTTCCGAAATCCGTCTGCGTGTCGGGCAATTTATGGATGAAATCATGAAGCATCCTCATGCCATTATTGACCGGCTGTGCGTGCGACTTTGA
- a CDS encoding AraC family transcriptional regulator produces the protein MHHTPLEALHVHVALDDLWLKLRHVELRRDGRMEQQLIESHVLIIARNGEGRLNIGLHEYRLRQDAVHIALPGQTIGVSSEETGGLDLYVIRFDVCRDSGLAGKGDTFPLKGEFPIYSETQMAILCESLYFCCSSEQTLERFRAQSAFQELLYWIMKNFRLQPDSDSRTALDRTRSYMDNHYNENLTIEQLAHMAEVSPKYFVDLFKKTYGKSAMDYVTEVRVNSAKKLMVRSDARLRDIAHQVGYNDEFYFSRKFKKEVGMSPSAYMKNRRRKIAAYSAPILGQLLALNIIPFAAPLHPKWSAYYYKMYRTDIPVHLSAYRFNQDWESNIEALMSASPDLIICSRDNLHPDEKEKLEQIAPVFFISWKEKDWREQLRITATFLGVSQEADSWLQCYDQKVKCAREHLSRELGGERLLVMSIYKQNCYLCPVRGMKEVLHGDLQLNIVRSGSDTYSQIITADQLTEFDADRILVNVCQEPESLGYWQLLQTSPLWQDLKAVRRNHVYPISSDPWREYSAYACERMVDDLLRLVYGDHPN, from the coding sequence TTGCATCATACACCTTTAGAAGCCCTGCATGTCCATGTTGCTCTGGACGACTTGTGGCTCAAACTCCGTCATGTTGAATTAAGGCGCGATGGCCGGATGGAACAGCAGCTCATTGAATCGCATGTCTTGATTATAGCCAGAAACGGTGAGGGCCGTCTGAATATAGGTCTTCATGAATATCGCTTAAGGCAAGATGCCGTACATATCGCTTTGCCCGGACAAACCATCGGCGTATCTTCGGAAGAAACAGGCGGGTTAGATCTATATGTCATAAGATTTGACGTATGCCGGGATTCGGGATTGGCCGGGAAGGGCGATACATTTCCGCTGAAGGGGGAGTTTCCAATATATTCGGAGACTCAGATGGCAATTTTGTGTGAGTCGCTGTACTTCTGCTGCTCTAGTGAACAAACATTGGAACGGTTTCGGGCGCAGTCCGCATTTCAGGAACTGCTGTATTGGATAATGAAAAATTTCCGTCTCCAGCCTGACTCTGACTCGCGAACTGCACTGGACCGCACCAGATCTTATATGGATAACCATTATAACGAGAACCTGACGATTGAGCAGCTGGCCCATATGGCCGAGGTTAGTCCGAAGTATTTTGTCGACCTTTTCAAAAAGACGTATGGTAAAAGCGCGATGGATTACGTAACGGAAGTAAGGGTCAACAGTGCCAAGAAGTTAATGGTACGTTCGGATGCCCGGTTGCGTGATATTGCCCACCAGGTCGGATACAACGACGAGTTTTATTTTAGCCGTAAATTCAAAAAAGAGGTTGGTATGTCGCCAAGTGCCTATATGAAAAACCGCCGCCGGAAAATCGCAGCTTATTCCGCTCCCATTCTCGGCCAGCTGCTTGCACTTAACATCATTCCTTTTGCCGCTCCGCTTCATCCGAAATGGTCAGCTTACTATTACAAAATGTACCGTACTGATATTCCTGTGCACCTTAGTGCCTACCGGTTTAACCAGGATTGGGAATCTAACATCGAAGCACTTATGAGTGCCAGTCCGGATTTGATCATATGCAGCAGGGATAATCTGCACCCTGACGAGAAAGAAAAGTTGGAGCAAATCGCGCCTGTTTTTTTTATTTCCTGGAAAGAAAAAGACTGGCGCGAACAATTAAGAATTACGGCAACATTTCTGGGAGTTTCGCAGGAAGCGGACTCCTGGCTGCAGTGCTATGACCAGAAAGTGAAGTGCGCCCGGGAACATTTGAGCAGGGAATTAGGGGGCGAAAGACTTCTCGTCATGAGCATATATAAGCAAAATTGTTATCTTTGTCCTGTCCGGGGGATGAAAGAGGTGCTGCATGGGGATTTGCAGCTGAATATCGTCCGGAGCGGTTCCGATACATACAGCCAGATTATTACAGCAGATCAATTAACGGAATTTGATGCAGACCGGATTCTAGTAAATGTTTGTCAGGAGCCGGAATCCTTGGGTTATTGGCAATTACTGCAAACATCTCCGCTGTGGCAGGATTTGAAAGCAGTGAGAAGGAATCATGTGTACCCTATTTCTTCTGATCCATGGCGGGAATATTCCGCTTATGCCTGTGAACGCATGGTGGATGATCTGCTTAGGCTTGTATATGGAGATCATCCAAATTGA
- a CDS encoding ABC transporter substrate-binding protein, giving the protein MKKKVGALLLASVMMLGLAACGSKEEAKPASSPSASPASAAKKLDKISYLNTEYSLPGKADRIIFAGSLESMEDALVLGVKPVGATTVGGKFPSMFSKVTEGVEAIGEKMQPSVESMLKLKPDVILASTKFPAESIEKFKKVGTTIPVSHKSTDWEANLNLLAELTGKQEEAKKALQSYKDDLKETKEKIGLVFKDKKVLAIRVRTGNIYIYPQEVFFNPSLYADLGAQVPEEVKEAKAQQLISLEKLSEMNPDYLFIQFAEDENKDKPKALEDLQNNPIFKSINAVKNENVFFNLVDPIAQGGTAYSKISFLEAIKKSKIVQAK; this is encoded by the coding sequence ATGAAGAAGAAGGTAGGGGCGCTATTGTTAGCGTCTGTCATGATGTTGGGATTAGCCGCTTGCGGAAGTAAGGAGGAGGCTAAACCGGCAAGCAGCCCATCTGCGAGTCCGGCAAGTGCTGCTAAAAAGCTGGATAAAATCAGCTATTTGAATACAGAGTACAGTCTTCCGGGGAAAGCGGACCGGATTATTTTTGCAGGATCACTGGAATCCATGGAGGATGCGCTGGTTCTTGGCGTTAAACCGGTTGGAGCAACAACTGTCGGCGGTAAATTCCCGTCCATGTTTTCCAAGGTTACGGAAGGTGTGGAAGCAATCGGGGAAAAAATGCAGCCGAGTGTGGAGAGCATGCTGAAACTTAAACCGGATGTTATTCTGGCCAGTACCAAATTCCCCGCAGAATCCATAGAAAAGTTCAAGAAAGTGGGTACAACCATTCCCGTATCCCACAAGTCAACAGATTGGGAAGCGAACCTGAACCTGCTTGCGGAGCTTACAGGAAAACAGGAGGAAGCGAAAAAAGCACTGCAATCGTATAAAGATGATTTGAAAGAGACGAAAGAGAAGATTGGACTTGTTTTTAAGGATAAAAAGGTTCTGGCTATAAGGGTTAGGACAGGAAACATCTACATTTATCCACAGGAAGTTTTTTTCAATCCTTCCCTATATGCAGATTTAGGAGCGCAAGTTCCGGAAGAAGTGAAAGAAGCGAAAGCCCAGCAATTGATATCGCTGGAAAAATTGTCGGAAATGAACCCGGACTATCTCTTCATTCAGTTTGCGGAAGATGAGAATAAGGATAAGCCTAAAGCACTCGAAGATTTACAAAACAACCCTATTTTCAAAAGCATCAATGCCGTTAAAAATGAAAATGTGTTTTTCAATCTGGTAGATCCAATTGCTCAGGGCGGAACGGCTTATAGTAAAATTTCTTTCCTCGAAGCGATCAAAAAAAGCAAAATCGTTCAAGCAAAGTGA
- a CDS encoding Crp/Fnr family transcriptional regulator produces MILHKGEVLFRQGELGPLFRIKKGLFKVVRIHEDGSQFLFNLLYDGEFIPHHSLISPKEYHGTAIALVTSEVERIPKDEWYASLAKNPERYRNIALIMQDKLRVMQQRIDHLTAITPKERFELFEQWFKRYVPGYKLTDVLTQEEIGQFIGMRRETINRVLRSLY; encoded by the coding sequence ATGATTTTGCATAAAGGGGAAGTATTGTTCCGCCAGGGAGAGCTTGGTCCATTATTCCGGATTAAAAAGGGGCTTTTCAAAGTGGTGAGGATTCATGAGGATGGCAGCCAGTTTCTATTTAATTTATTATATGACGGTGAATTTATTCCGCATCACTCCCTGATCTCACCCAAAGAGTATCATGGAACCGCCATTGCTCTTGTAACCAGTGAGGTGGAACGGATTCCCAAAGATGAATGGTACGCCAGTCTGGCGAAAAATCCGGAAAGGTACCGGAATATCGCCCTTATCATGCAGGACAAGCTCAGGGTTATGCAGCAAAGAATCGATCATCTTACTGCCATTACTCCTAAGGAGCGGTTCGAATTGTTCGAGCAATGGTTCAAACGGTACGTGCCAGGCTACAAGCTGACAGATGTATTGACCCAGGAGGAGATCGGCCAATTTATCGGAATGCGCCGTGAAACGATAAACCGGGTGCTTCGCAGTCTGTACTAG
- a CDS encoding ribosomal-processing cysteine protease Prp, translating into MVQQYTETKVRLEDRQPFRATFYFTANNTIYGFEAKGEAFDYYGCSIVATAISVLILNAVNSLQEFTEDAAQIEREDGYIKCTLPNLQKDKGSREAAVILQSLNYGLNTLQYAYGSKFIQIKFIFDKKRRWTDLLSFFHKN; encoded by the coding sequence ATGGTTCAACAGTACACTGAAACGAAGGTCCGTTTGGAAGATAGGCAGCCTTTTAGGGCAACATTCTATTTCACAGCCAATAATACGATTTACGGATTTGAAGCCAAGGGGGAGGCTTTTGATTACTACGGTTGCAGTATTGTAGCAACAGCCATTTCTGTTCTTATTCTTAATGCGGTAAACAGCCTGCAGGAATTTACGGAGGATGCCGCCCAGATTGAAAGGGAAGACGGTTATATCAAGTGCACGCTTCCCAACCTGCAAAAAGACAAAGGGAGCCGGGAGGCTGCCGTTATCCTGCAATCATTGAATTATGGACTGAATACGCTTCAATACGCATACGGATCCAAATTCATCCAGATCAAATTCATATTCGATAAAAAACGACGCTGGACTGATCTGCTCAGTTTTTTTCACAAAAACTAG
- a CDS encoding DUF2383 domain-containing protein, translated as MQQETVVITLNEFLEGNYMAVHAYERYIEQVEDPKIKKGLQTIQQDHKQHALKIAEQIQNLGGVAVDGVGLAGTISEWFQKIKGDQKTEEVLQAALKGEEKGIESTEKLVRGDLDERSLELVRWVLNEDRRHIKQLKQLKQLLH; from the coding sequence ATGCAGCAGGAGACGGTTGTAATTACATTGAACGAATTCCTTGAAGGAAACTATATGGCGGTTCATGCCTATGAACGGTATATTGAACAAGTAGAAGATCCTAAAATTAAAAAGGGTCTGCAAACGATTCAACAGGATCATAAACAGCATGCCTTAAAGATTGCAGAGCAGATTCAAAATCTTGGAGGCGTTGCGGTTGACGGGGTAGGCTTGGCAGGAACCATAAGTGAATGGTTTCAAAAAATAAAAGGCGACCAAAAAACAGAAGAAGTGCTTCAGGCTGCCCTCAAAGGTGAGGAAAAAGGCATAGAATCGACAGAAAAACTGGTTCGTGGTGACCTTGACGAGCGGAGTCTGGAGTTGGTTCGTTGGGTTTTGAATGAAGACAGAAGACATATCAAACAGTTAAAACAATTGAAGCAATTGCTGCATTGA
- a CDS encoding AI-2E family transporter, with protein sequence MKDMFNFAVAKKLLAILFLILLFYMLSDMLNILLFTFIFSFLFYTICSLLLKLTHKWVRIPEKLMILLVYGAFGVFVGVASYMYVPVLAKQIVSIVNIIVNFNPSDYKDAFHPKVFEMIQRVDIGSYLSSAGNYAVNTTKNIGGFLLSIFLSLILSFFFSWERRGIVKFLQRFETSKVGFIYEYYKQFGRNFVNSFGKVMQVQILISFINSILSVIMLYFMGFPQILGLGIIIFALGLVPVAGVIVSLIPLSIIAFQIGGWIHIVYVLVMITILHAFESYVLNPKLMSVKMKLPVFFTFAVLILFERLIGVWGLLIGIPLFMFFLDLVGANEPAPNKKKS encoded by the coding sequence ATGAAAGATATGTTTAATTTCGCTGTAGCCAAGAAGCTTCTGGCCATCTTATTTTTGATTTTACTTTTTTACATGCTGTCGGATATGCTTAATATCCTGCTGTTCACTTTTATTTTTTCATTTTTGTTTTACACTATTTGTTCCTTGCTTCTCAAGCTGACACACAAGTGGGTTCGTATCCCGGAAAAACTTATGATTCTTCTGGTTTATGGGGCTTTCGGGGTATTTGTCGGGGTGGCCAGCTACATGTATGTTCCCGTACTGGCTAAACAAATTGTCAGCATCGTAAATATTATTGTAAATTTCAATCCCAGCGATTATAAAGATGCCTTTCATCCAAAGGTATTTGAGATGATCCAAAGGGTGGATATCGGGTCGTATTTATCATCAGCCGGAAACTATGCGGTTAATACGACTAAAAATATCGGGGGATTTCTCCTCAGCATATTCCTCTCTCTCATTCTCAGCTTCTTTTTCTCCTGGGAACGCCGCGGGATCGTCAAGTTTCTGCAGCGTTTCGAGACAAGTAAAGTAGGTTTTATTTACGAATACTACAAACAGTTCGGACGCAATTTCGTAAACAGTTTCGGCAAAGTTATGCAAGTTCAGATTCTAATTTCTTTTATTAACTCCATTTTATCCGTGATCATGCTGTATTTTATGGGTTTTCCGCAGATTCTCGGACTTGGCATCATAATTTTCGCATTGGGATTAGTCCCAGTTGCCGGAGTAATTGTATCTTTAATTCCGCTCAGTATTATTGCCTTCCAGATAGGCGGATGGATTCACATTGTATATGTACTGGTTATGATTACCATCCTTCATGCATTCGAGAGTTATGTGCTCAATCCGAAGCTGATGTCTGTCAAAATGAAGCTGCCCGTTTTCTTCACTTTCGCTGTTCTTATCTTGTTTGAACGTTTAATTGGAGTGTGGGGCCTTCTGATCGGAATTCCACTGTTTATGTTTTTCCTCGATCTTGTCGGAGCCAATGAACCTGCTCCTAACAAGAAAAAATCTTAA
- a CDS encoding helix-turn-helix domain-containing protein, whose translation MDKHTELAKVTAAMQQTKERRMYERYQAIYLHLKGTSMKAIADILNRNRMTVSSYIHTYENGGLGALQIKHSSGAPTRLTKQQQDRLKQTVAYSVPHEVGFTAKHNWTLELIATYVERDWGHCYSLRGISKVMERLGLSYTKPTYTLAAADPKKQRHFTETTFPELKKSY comes from the coding sequence ATGGATAAACATACCGAACTGGCAAAAGTAACGGCAGCCATGCAACAAACCAAAGAGCGCCGAATGTATGAACGCTACCAAGCGATCTATTTGCATTTGAAAGGCACATCCATGAAGGCGATCGCTGACATTTTGAATCGAAACCGAATGACGGTGAGCAGTTACATTCATACGTACGAGAACGGTGGACTGGGAGCCTTGCAAATCAAGCATTCCTCAGGTGCTCCTACTCGGTTGACGAAGCAGCAGCAGGATCGCTTGAAACAAACCGTCGCCTATTCGGTTCCCCATGAGGTCGGCTTTACGGCAAAGCACAACTGGACGCTTGAACTGATTGCCACGTACGTGGAACGCGACTGGGGCCATTGCTATTCGCTCCGAGGCATTTCCAAGGTCATGGAGCGGCTAGGGCTCAGCTATACGAAACCGACCTACACGCTCGCAGCAGCAGATCCCAAGAAACAACGCCATTTCACCGAAACGACCTTTCCTGAACTGAAAAAAAGCTACTGA